CGTCCCGGGGTGGAAGAGGGCAAGACGTGCGGAAGTAAGGAAGGTGTGGGCCTGTAGTTGGCGCCACAAGTGTTGGTGATGCTGGGAAAGGGATTTGTGCGGTTGGGGGGAAAGTGAGGCGAGAGAGGCGGTAGTGCAGTGTGATGTCGTGGTACGTGAGGAGCGCGTCGCGCGTGTCCATTCCCGGCGGGGGCGGGCTTGCTCGGTCAGTCGAATCGCGAGCGATGGAAttggccgcctcgttgccaggaTGACCCGCGTGAGCAGGTACCCAGATGATATAAATGGGGCGAGAGGGAGTGGTGCCAGAACGCAAGATACCGGCGGCCGGGGGTGCCACCCGTCCAACTGCGTAGTTGTATACCGCAGGCTTAGAGTCCCAGAAAATGTATTCCGCGGAGGTTTGTGTGATGGCAAGGGCGATAGCTGCCTCTTCGGCCTCGACAGAGGTGGAAGTGCAGACGGAGGCCGTAATTGTGCGTCGGAGGGAGTTGTCGGTGACTGCAAGAGCGTGGGCTGTGTAGTGGCGGTACGGGGCGGCATCCACATAAGCCACGGCAGGTTGCCGTCCGAACCTACGCCAGAGTGCGGAGGCTCGCGCGGCTCTACGGGAAGGGTGGTGCTCAGGATGCATATTCTTAGGGAGGGGATCAACGGTTAGGAGGGAGGAGACGTGGGAAGGGATGGGCAGAGAGGTGGGAAGAGGCATAAGAGGGGAGGCCGGGTGCGGGAGGGACGAAGGAGCTGGGCCGTGCGATGGGCCTCCGTCAGCTCCGTGAGGGAGTTGTGGACGCCCATCGACAGTAGCCGAGCCGTTGAGGTAGATGTGGGAAGGGACAGGGCCGACTTATACGCCTGGCGAATAAGGCTGTTAACTTTGTCTTCCTCGGtgcgagaaaggaagagatatGGAAGAGAATAGACGAAGCGGCTGAGAACAAAGGCCTGGACCAAGCGGCGGCGGTCGTGCTCGCGCATGCCGCAGTGACGGTTGGCAATGCGGCGTATGAGGCGCATGGTCTGGTGTACCGTGTTGCTGAGTTGAGTGATGAGGGTAGTGTGCTTGCCATTGGACTGAAGAAAGAGGCCGAGGATGCGTAGGGTAGAGACTAGAGGAAGGGGTGTGCCGTCAACGGAGACGGTGAGTGGAAAAGGCGACAGGGCGGCCATCCCCCGAGGCAGAAGGACCAAAAGCCCCGATTTGGTCGGGGAGCAGCTCAACCCGATAGCTCGGGCGTGAGTCGTCACCGCGTCCACACTCGCCTGGAGGGTGGCCTCTATGTCGCCAATATTGCCGGTGGTCACCCAAAgggtgatgtcatcggcatagaaAGCATGTGACAGAGCTGGAATAGTGCTTAGGGCACGTGCGAATGGGAAGAGGGTAATGTTGAAAAGAATAGGTGACAGGACAGAGCCTTGGGGAGTACCCTTGTTGCCAagggagaaagaaggagaagaaagtgGTCCGTATGAGATTTCGGCTGTGCGGTGGGCGAGGAAAGCGGTGATGTAAGCATGTACACGGGGTCCGACGTCAAGGGAAGAGAGAGCGTCCAGAATGGCGGTGTGGTGTACATTGTCGAATGCTTTGGTGAGGTCCAGCGCCAGGATAGCTCGAGTGAGTTTGTGGTGGGAGGGGTGTAGGACGTCCTCGGAGAGCTGGAGCATGACGTCCTGGGTCGACAACTGCGGACGAAAGCCGAACATGGAGTCCGGATATAGGTCACGGTCATCCAAATAGGTTTGGAGGCGGGCCAGGATTACGTGCTCGAACAGCTTGCCGAGGCAAGAGGTGAGAGAGATGGGACGGAGGTGCTCGAGGGAAATAGGTTTGCCAGGTTTGGGGATGAAAGAGACACGTGCATGGGTCCAGGACGAGGGAAGAGTACCAGCCTGCCAATGTGTGTTCAGAAGGTCAGTAAGGGCTTCGAGGGAGGGGGTATCCAGGTTACGGAGTGCCTTGTTGGTGATGCGGTCCGCACCGGGGGCCGAGGTCGTGCGGAGCGTGAATAGCGCAGCACGAACCTCGCCCAAGGAGATGTCCGCATCAAGGTCGGGGTTGGGGGAGCCAGTGTAAGCGGGAAGAGGAATAGGGGGGTCGGTACAGAGGTAGCGGTCCCGGAGAGCCGCCAGGAACTCAGTATCGGTGAGTGGGGAAGAGTGAAGGAGATGGGAGATATCCTTGCGCTGGGAAGCTTTGGTGTGTGTGGGGTCTAGTAGCACCCTGAGAAGTGACCACGTGTCGCGGAGGCCCAGGTTGCCGGCCATACGGTCGCAGGTCTGACCCCACTGTTGTCGTAGAAGAGAGGAGCAGTGCTCCTCCATTTCCGACGCGAGCCGAGCCAAACGGAGGCGCAGTCGGCGATTGTGTGTCCACCGGCGGTGGACAACGTGATATGCCTCCCAGAGGTGCAGCAGACGGCTGTCTGCCATAGAGGAGTGGGGTGCTGCAGGGATTGTGGATGTGGCAGTGCGGACGTCCGCCAAAAGGGTCTCAGTCCAGGCAGAGAGGTCGGTGATAGCAGAAGAAGAGGAATTAGTGAGGCGAATGGAGCGGAAGCGGTCCCAGTCCACTATCTGGGTAAGACGAGTAGAGGTGCGAGCAAGGGAGGGGAGTGGGAAAGTGGTGCAGAGAACGTAGTGGTCGCTACCGAGGGAGACACCCGTATTAGTCCAGAATGGATCGGCTACATTTTTGGCGAGGGCAAGGTCCGGATTGGTGTCTCGCTGGACACTAGATCCGATTCTGGTAGGGCGAGCGAAGTCATTAAGGACTGAAATACACTCGTTTTGGACGAAATTCCAGAGTGAGTGGCCTTTGCGGGTGTTCTGGGTGTAGCCGCAGCTGGTATGGGGTGCGTTGAAGTCGCCTAGAATGACTAGGGCGTTGCGGCCAGCGCAGGAAAGCGCTTTGCGTAGGACGAGGAGTAGAGGGCTGAAGCGGCTTTTGGAGGGCTGTACACATTGAGAACAAAGAGGCTTGCCTCAGTGCGACGGCGGGGAAGGATTTCGAGGAGCAGATGGGCACAGTCCGAAACGTTCAGCTGGTGCAGCACGGCAGTAAGGTTACGGTGCACCAACGTCGCAACGCTTGGGTGGGCCTCAGAAGATGGATGAAAGGAGGTGTAATGGCGCAGTTTTGCGGGAGCTAGGGGTTCCTGGAGTGCTAGGATAGAGGGAATAGTGTCGGGGGGGATattctggaggtggagctgcagGGTGCTCCGCTTGCCGCAGAACcgccgacagttccactgccagagaTTAAGGTTCGGGTAGTGCCTGGCCATGATGAATGGCAGGGACACCGGGCGGAGTTGGAGTAGGTGCCGGGGTGAGTGGGGCGGGGAGCGAAAGGTGCGCGAGGGTGGCCTCACTCGCGCTCTGGCGGGCTTCTAAGGCAGCAACTAAGGCTTCTAAGGCTTCTAAGGCCACGCGCGTGTCGATAGCGACGACGCGCTCCTCAAGTCGTGCGAAGCGGGCCGTGAAGCGCTGTTCGAAGGCCTCCAAGAAGGAGACTGTTTCGCGAACGACGTCACGCTCGTGTGGCGCGATGGCGTCGGAGGAGGGTGATCGGCGTTTGTGCGGTGGACGACGGGTGGGGGAAGACGCGCGCGAGGACGCAGCCGAGGGTGCCGTGTTCATGGACTCCTCAGCTGGCACCGGCGGAGATGGCATTCGTGTAGGTGCGGGGGctggggaaggaggaggaggagcgggaGAGAACAGGCGGGCCAGCGCGGCCTGCAGCTGGAGCGACAGCTCTTGAATTTGGAGCTGCTGGGCAGCAATAGCGGCCTCGAGAGCCGCGATTTTGGAGTCCGACGTGTGAGGCTGCGTTATCGAGCTTACCGGTGGTTTGGCTGTGGTGTTGGTAGCGATGGTGGGGGTGGTTGACGCCTCCGGCCTGGGCAGGGGCGGGAAAGAGACGGAGCGGTGGCGGCTGGTAGAACGGGCACCACGGGATGTAGATCGGCGGCGGGGGCGGGAAGGCCGGGAGCTCTCGACGAAGCGTGGTAGTAGTGGGGGTGGTGTTCGGCGATAGAGCAGGCGTGTTCGATAGGGTCGAGGCAGGTGGCGTCGAGGTGATGGGCTGGTGGGCCGCGGCTGCACTGTGTGCTTTCACGGCACGGATCCAGCGTGAGTCATCTTCAAACTCGGCAGGGGTGATGAATTCGCCTTCGACTTGGGACGCCATGTCGGCGGCTTGGAGAATTGCGAGCAGTTTCGGCGGAGGCGACGAAACGCGAGCGGCGTCAGCCGCCGGTGTGGCTTGGAACGCAGCTGCGCGTTGCGCAGGGGCGCGTAGTCGAGCGTCGCACGATAGCCTCAGCGCATCGGCGGCGTGGCAGAGCACAAAAACGGTTCAAAGTGGTCGAAAATGGACGTAATTGGGCTCCGAAGGTGTCAAACGGATCGGCTCACCTTCACGGATGCGCTGTAGAAGCTTCGCGAAGAAAGGGCGAAGAGTTGCGGTGAAACGGGCGAAAAAGTACGGAGCCCATGCGAGGCACGTCCGTacagcgttccacgacgcgatgtctCCCCTAGACCTAGACGCGGGGCGTTCGTGATCTCCTTCCTCCCGCGACGagcaggcagcagcgacgcctccggggacttgacgtggcacgagcggccgatgggcGCCTCTACTTCTCTGggtctagacgcggggcgctcgtgctctccttgcCTCGCTGAAGAATCttacgacgacaccaatggcatggattGCAGAGAGCCAGATgtacatgatcttgcgacttggcgggagtcgaataccttggacgccggcagttccacgcagcggaagctggatggagactggaagacagtgctgattctatgcCATAGTGAGGCACAGGCTCGAGAgcgcgagagaaaaaaattaaacaatcgcccgctcaagctaaccatctccccgctgcttcgcatctacacatggttccctttagcggaagatggtgtaattttttacacgACGCTATCACCAGTATCGCAGAAGTGGTCTAGAATGCAACGTCTGAACATGTTGCTGAGGA
The nucleotide sequence above comes from Rhipicephalus sanguineus isolate Rsan-2018 chromosome 8, BIME_Rsan_1.4, whole genome shotgun sequence. Encoded proteins:
- the LOC125759460 gene encoding uncharacterized protein LOC125759460 translates to MASQVEGEFITPAEFEDDSRWIRAVKAHSAAAAHQPITSTPPASTLSNTPALSPNTTPTTTTLRRELPAFPPPPPIYIPWPEASTTPTIATNTTAKPPVSSITQPHTSDSKIAALEAAIAAQQLQIQELSLQLQAALARLFSPAPPPPSPAPAPTRMPSPPVPAEESMNTAPSAASSRASSPTRRPPHKRRSPSSDAIAPHERDVVRETVSFLEAFEQRFTARFARLEERVVAIDTRVALEALEALVAALEARQSASEATLAHLSLPAPLTPAPTPTPPGVPAIHHGQIVDWDRFRSIRLTNSSSSAITDLSAWTETLLADVRTATSTIPAAPHSSMADSRLLHLWEAYHVVHRRWTHNRRLRLRLARLASEMEEHCSSLLRQQWGQTCDRMAGNLGLRDTWSLLRVLLDPTHTKASQRKDISHLLHSSPLTDTEFLAALRDRYLCTDPPIPLPAYTGSPNPDLDADISLGEVRAALFTLRTTSAPGADRITNKALRNLDTPSLEALTDLLNTHWQAGTLPSSWTHARVSFIPKPGKPISLEHLRPISLTSCLGKLFEHVILARLQTYLDDRDLYPDSMFGFRPQLSTQDVMLQLSEDVLHPSHHKLTRAILALDLTKAFDNVHHTAILDALSSLDVGPRVHAYITAFLAHRTAEISYGPLSSPSFSLGNKGTPQGSVLSPILFNITLFPFARALSTIPALSHAFYADDITLWVTTGNIGDIEATLQASVDAVTTHARAIGLSCSPTKSGLLVLLPRGMAALSPFPLTVSVDGTPLPLVSTLRILGLFLQSNGKHTTLITQLSNTVHQTMRLIRRIANRHCGMREHDRRRLVQAFVLSRFVYSLPYLFLSRTEEDKVNSLIRQAYKSALSLPTSTSTARLLSMGVHNSLTELTEAHRTAQLLRPSRTRPPLLCLFPPLCPSLPTSPPS